TACGAAAGGGAAAATAACTTCCTTCAATCTGCCAAAAGCAGCTCAATGATGTACAAAGGAAGAAAAATCAAACTTTATGAATGGGGTGAAGGAGAGCCTATCCTTTTTGTACATGGATGGATGGGACGTGCGGGCCAGTTCAGACGCTTTACTGAGTACTATAACAAGCAAGGATACAAATGTGTCTCTTTCGACGCACCTGCACACGGCTATTCTGAAGGCAAAAGCAGTCATCTGCTGGAGTTTTCTGATCTCGTACAGGAAATGAATAAAAAATATAATGGCTTCCGCATGATCATTGGTCATTCTTTGGGTGGTGTCGCTACGTTACATGCAGTTACAAAAGGAGTAAAAGTTGACAAAATGGTGATGATCAGCAGCCCTACCATCGCGTCCTATATTCTTTCCGAATTCAGGGCAGGACTGAATGCTTCAGAGAAAAGTCAGGAACATTTACTTAAATTTGCCAGAACCAATCTGGGAGAAGATTTTTATGACCTTGAAGCCATCAGACTGGTAAAAAAACTAAAAGATACAGAACTGTTACTGATCCATGATCATGATGATGAACAGGTGTCCATCAAGAACCCGAATGCTATGTTACAGGTTTATCCTGAAGCTAAACTCGTAACAACGACAGGATTGGGACATAATAAAATCTTGAAGGATGAGCATGTGATTTCACATACTT
This portion of the Limibacter armeniacum genome encodes:
- a CDS encoding alpha/beta hydrolase: MTQKKKVPAAFRVIRWLFPKLELVAPFLAKRWFTKLFFTAFKFPIYERENNFLQSAKSSSMMYKGRKIKLYEWGEGEPILFVHGWMGRAGQFRRFTEYYNKQGYKCVSFDAPAHGYSEGKSSHLLEFSDLVQEMNKKYNGFRMIIGHSLGGVATLHAVTKGVKVDKMVMISSPTIASYILSEFRAGLNASEKSQEHLLKFARTNLGEDFYDLEAIRLVKKLKDTELLLIHDHDDEQVSIKNPNAMLQVYPEAKLVTTTGLGHNKILKDEHVISHTFQHFSSEKVTA